In Pseudomonas fakonensis, one DNA window encodes the following:
- the hisD gene encoding histidinol dehydrogenase codes for MTVSTAIARLNAADQDFARHLDHLLSWESVSDDAVNQRVLDIIKAVRERGDAALVEFTQRFDGVDAKSIDDLILDRARLELALTRITPVQREALEKAANRVRMYHERQKQDSWQYTEADGTVLGQKVTPLDRAGLYVPGGKASYPSSVLMNAIPAKVAGVTEVVMVVPTPRGEVNELVLAAACIAGVDRVFTVGGAQAVAALAYGTESVPQVDKIVGPGNIYVATAKRHVFGQVGIDMIAGPSEILVVCDGQTDPDWIAMDLFSQAEHDEDAQAILVSPDAEFLDRVAASIDKLLPTMERAEIIEKSINGRGALIQVRDMQQAIEVANRIAPEHLELSVADPQAWLPQIRHAGAIFMGRHTSEALGDYCAGPNHVLPTSGTARFSSPLGVYDFQKRSSIIFCSEQGASELGHTASVLARGESLTAHARSAEYRILNEKGN; via the coding sequence ATGACCGTGTCCACTGCAATTGCCCGTCTCAACGCTGCTGACCAGGATTTCGCGCGACATCTTGATCATCTGCTGAGCTGGGAAAGCGTGTCCGATGACGCGGTCAACCAGCGCGTGCTCGACATCATCAAGGCCGTGCGCGAGCGCGGCGACGCGGCGCTGGTGGAGTTCACCCAGCGTTTCGACGGTGTCGATGCCAAAAGCATCGATGACCTGATCCTCGACCGTGCGCGCCTGGAACTGGCCCTGACCCGCATCACCCCGGTTCAGCGCGAAGCGCTGGAAAAGGCCGCCAACCGCGTGCGCATGTACCACGAGCGGCAGAAACAGGACTCCTGGCAGTACACCGAAGCCGACGGCACCGTGCTCGGCCAGAAAGTCACCCCGCTGGACCGCGCCGGCCTGTACGTGCCGGGCGGCAAGGCGTCGTACCCCTCGTCGGTGCTGATGAACGCCATTCCGGCCAAGGTGGCCGGTGTCACTGAAGTGGTCATGGTGGTGCCGACCCCGCGTGGCGAGGTCAACGAGCTGGTGCTGGCCGCAGCCTGCATCGCCGGTGTAGACCGCGTGTTCACTGTCGGTGGCGCCCAGGCCGTCGCGGCTCTGGCCTATGGCACCGAGAGCGTGCCGCAGGTGGACAAGATCGTCGGCCCGGGCAACATCTACGTAGCCACCGCCAAGCGCCACGTGTTCGGCCAGGTGGGCATCGACATGATCGCCGGCCCGTCGGAAATCCTCGTGGTATGCGACGGCCAGACCGACCCGGACTGGATTGCCATGGACCTGTTCTCCCAGGCCGAGCACGACGAAGACGCCCAGGCCATCCTGGTCAGCCCTGATGCCGAGTTCCTCGACCGCGTGGCTGCCAGCATCGACAAGCTGCTGCCAACCATGGAGCGTGCCGAGATCATCGAGAAGTCGATCAACGGCCGTGGTGCGCTGATTCAGGTGCGTGACATGCAGCAGGCCATCGAGGTGGCCAACCGCATCGCCCCCGAGCACCTGGAGCTGTCGGTGGCCGACCCGCAGGCCTGGCTGCCACAGATCCGCCATGCCGGTGCGATCTTCATGGGCCGCCACACCAGCGAGGCGCTGGGCGACTACTGCGCCGGCCCCAACCACGTGCTGCCGACCTCCGGCACCGCGCGCTTCTCCTCGCCTTTGGGCGTGTACGACTTCCAGAAGCGTTCGTCGATCATCTTCTGCTCCGAGCAGGGCGCGTCCGAGCTGGGCCATACCGCCTCGGTCCTGGCCCGTGGCGAGTCGCTGACCGCCCACGCCCGCAGCGCCGAATACCGCATCCTCAACGAGAAGGGGAATTGA
- the yejK gene encoding nucleoid-associated protein YejK encodes MPIRHCIVHLIDKKPDGSPAVLHARDSELAASDAIENLLADLNDSYNAKQGKAWGFFHGESGAYPFSGWLKQYLDTEQDFTAFSRTAVEHLQKLMEESNLSTGGHVLFAHYQQGMTEYLAIALLHHSEGVAVNAELDVTPSRHLDLGQLHLAARVNLSEWKNNQASKQYISFIKGKNGKKVSDYFRDFIGCQEGVDGPGETRTLLKAFSDFVEKEDLPEESAREKTQTLVDYATTQTKLGEPMALEELSSLIDEDRPQAFFDHIRNSDYGLSPEIPADKRTLNQFRRFTGRAEGLSISFEAHLLGSKIEYDEEAGTLVIKGLPTQLIDQLKRRKD; translated from the coding sequence ATGCCCATCCGTCATTGCATCGTTCACCTGATCGACAAGAAGCCCGATGGCAGCCCCGCCGTGCTGCACGCCCGCGACAGCGAGCTGGCCGCCTCCGACGCCATCGAAAACCTGCTGGCCGACCTCAACGACAGCTACAACGCCAAGCAGGGCAAGGCCTGGGGTTTCTTCCACGGTGAATCCGGCGCCTACCCGTTCAGTGGCTGGCTCAAGCAGTACCTGGACACCGAACAGGACTTCACCGCCTTCAGCCGCACCGCCGTCGAGCACCTGCAAAAGCTGATGGAAGAGTCCAACCTGTCCACCGGCGGCCACGTGCTGTTCGCCCACTACCAGCAAGGCATGACCGAATACCTGGCCATCGCCCTGTTGCACCACAGCGAAGGCGTGGCGGTGAACGCCGAGCTGGACGTGACCCCGTCACGCCACCTGGACCTCGGCCAGTTGCACCTGGCTGCACGGGTCAACCTGTCGGAGTGGAAGAACAACCAGGCGTCGAAGCAGTACATCTCGTTCATCAAGGGCAAGAACGGCAAGAAAGTCTCGGACTACTTCCGCGACTTCATCGGCTGCCAGGAGGGCGTCGACGGCCCGGGTGAAACCCGTACCCTGCTCAAGGCCTTCAGCGACTTCGTGGAGAAAGAGGACCTGCCGGAAGAGTCCGCCCGCGAAAAGACCCAGACCCTGGTCGACTATGCCACCACCCAGACCAAGCTGGGCGAGCCGATGGCACTCGAGGAGCTCTCCAGCCTGATCGACGAAGACCGCCCGCAGGCATTCTTCGATCATATCCGCAACAGCGACTACGGGCTGTCGCCGGAGATCCCGGCCGACAAACGCACCCTCAACCAGTTCCGCCGTTTCACCGGGCGTGCAGAAGGGTTGTCGATCAGCTTCGAGGCGCATTTGCTGGGCTCGAAGATCGAGTACGACGAAGAAGCCGGCACGCTGGTGATCAAGGGGCTGCCGACGCAGTTGATCGACCAGCTCAAGCGCCGCAAGGACTGA
- a CDS encoding nuclear transport factor 2 family protein, whose amino-acid sequence MSDANSALITRFYQAFQRLDAEAMAACYSDDIAFSDPVFGTLRGDDAKDMWRMLTSRAKDFTLTFDNVRSDERGGAAHWVATYLFSQTGRVVVNDIQARFVIRDGLICQHDDTFDLWRWARQALGMPGVLLGWSPMLQNKVRQQAYKGLRAFQQGR is encoded by the coding sequence ATGAGTGATGCCAACAGCGCCTTGATCACCCGTTTCTACCAGGCTTTCCAGCGCCTGGACGCCGAGGCCATGGCGGCCTGCTACAGCGACGACATCGCTTTCAGCGACCCGGTGTTCGGCACTCTGCGCGGCGATGACGCCAAGGATATGTGGCGCATGCTCACCTCACGTGCCAAGGACTTCACCCTGACCTTCGACAACGTGCGCAGTGACGAGCGCGGCGGTGCGGCGCACTGGGTGGCGACCTACCTGTTCAGCCAGACCGGGCGGGTGGTGGTCAATGACATCCAGGCGCGCTTCGTGATTCGCGACGGGCTGATCTGCCAGCATGACGACACCTTCGACCTGTGGCGCTGGGCACGGCAGGCGCTGGGCATGCCCGGTGTGCTGCTGGGCTGGTCGCCAATGCTGCAAAACAAGGTGCGCCAGCAGGCGTACAAGGGCCTGCGCGCATTCCAGCAGGGCCGCTGA
- a CDS encoding CynX/NimT family MFS transporter, with the protein MSDQANRELDELLIDAEADDEQVQQQPVLLQRPWLLLLGLVLVALNLRPALSSMAPVLGQVSAGLGLNASEAGLLTTLPVLCLGLFAPLAPILARRFGSERVILGILLTLALGILVRSAFGVAGIFLGSLMAGASIGIIGVLLPGIVKRDFPQHAGTLTGVYTMALCLGAAMAAGATVPLASHFDGNWALGLGFWMVPALLAMLVWLPQARQGHGLHKAAYRVRGLWRDPLAWQVTLYMGLQSSLAYIVFGWLPSILIGRGLSPTEAGLVLSGSVIVQLVSSLGAPWLATRGKDQRLAIVVVMLVTLAGLFGCLYAPIDGLWGWAVLLGLGQGGTFALALTLIVLRSKDAHVAANLSSMAQGVGYTLASMGPFAVGLVHDLTGGWNAVGWIFAVLGVGAIVFGLGAGRVLHVQVSSEKV; encoded by the coding sequence ATGAGTGATCAAGCAAACCGCGAACTCGATGAACTGCTCATCGATGCCGAGGCCGACGATGAACAAGTTCAGCAGCAGCCGGTACTGCTGCAACGGCCCTGGCTGCTGTTGCTGGGCCTGGTGCTGGTGGCGCTGAACCTGCGCCCGGCACTTTCGAGCATGGCGCCGGTGCTTGGGCAGGTGTCCGCGGGGCTTGGGCTCAACGCTTCCGAGGCCGGGCTGCTGACCACCTTGCCGGTGCTGTGCCTGGGCCTGTTCGCGCCGCTGGCGCCGATCCTGGCGCGCCGGTTCGGCAGCGAACGGGTGATTCTCGGCATCCTCCTGACCCTGGCCCTGGGGATTCTGGTACGCAGCGCGTTCGGGGTGGCCGGCATCTTCCTCGGCAGCCTGATGGCCGGTGCCAGCATCGGCATCATCGGCGTGCTGCTGCCCGGTATCGTCAAGCGCGACTTCCCGCAGCACGCCGGCACCCTGACCGGCGTCTACACCATGGCCTTGTGCCTGGGCGCGGCCATGGCGGCCGGTGCCACCGTGCCGCTGGCCAGCCACTTCGACGGCAACTGGGCGCTGGGGCTGGGCTTCTGGATGGTGCCGGCGCTGCTGGCAATGCTGGTCTGGTTGCCCCAGGCGCGCCAGGGGCACGGCCTGCACAAGGCCGCCTACCGTGTGCGCGGGTTGTGGCGCGACCCGCTGGCCTGGCAGGTGACGCTGTACATGGGCCTGCAATCGTCGCTGGCCTACATCGTGTTCGGCTGGTTGCCGTCGATCCTCATCGGCCGCGGGCTGAGCCCCACCGAGGCCGGGCTGGTACTGTCCGGGTCAGTGATCGTGCAACTGGTCAGCTCGCTCGGCGCGCCATGGCTGGCCACCCGCGGCAAGGACCAGCGCCTGGCCATCGTGGTGGTGATGCTGGTCACCCTGGCCGGGCTGTTCGGCTGCCTGTACGCGCCCATCGACGGGCTGTGGGGTTGGGCAGTGTTGCTGGGCCTGGGGCAGGGCGGCACCTTCGCCCTGGCGCTGACCCTGATCGTGCTGCGTTCCAAAGACGCCCATGTGGCTGCCAACCTGTCGAGCATGGCCCAGGGCGTGGGCTATACGCTGGCATCGATGGGGCCGTTCGCGGTGGGGCTGGTGCATGACCTGACCGGTGGCTGGAATGCCGTGGGCTGGATTTTCGCCGTGCTCGGCGTGGGTGCCATCGTGTTCGGCCTGGGGGCCGGGCGGGTGCTGCATGTGCAGGTAAGCAGCGAGAAGGTGTGA
- the hisC gene encoding histidinol-phosphate transaminase codes for MSRFWSPFVKDLVPYVPGEQPKLARLVKLNTNENPYGPSPKALEAMRGELNDNLRLYPDPNGDRLKQAVAEYYGVTPAQVFVGNGSDEVLAHIFHGLFQHARGPLLFPDISYSFYPVYCGLYGIPFEPVALDEQFQIRVADYSKPNAGIIFPNPNAPTGCLLALEAVEQLLQANPDSVVVVDEAYIDFGGETAISLVGRYDNLLVTQTLSKSRSLAGLRVGLAVGHPDLIEALERIKNSFNSYPLDRMAIVGAAVAFEDRAYFDETCRKVIDSREVLVAALESRGFEVLPSAANFIFARHPERDAAGIAARLREQGVIVRHFKQARIAQFLRITVGTPEMNQALLDALN; via the coding sequence ATGAGCCGTTTCTGGAGCCCCTTCGTCAAGGACCTGGTGCCTTACGTGCCGGGCGAGCAACCCAAGCTGGCCCGCCTGGTCAAGCTCAACACCAACGAGAACCCCTATGGCCCGTCGCCCAAGGCGCTGGAGGCCATGCGTGGCGAGTTGAACGACAACCTGCGCCTGTACCCGGACCCGAACGGTGACCGCCTCAAGCAGGCGGTCGCCGAGTACTACGGCGTCACCCCGGCCCAGGTGTTCGTCGGCAACGGCTCGGACGAGGTGCTGGCGCACATCTTCCACGGCCTGTTCCAGCACGCCCGCGGTCCGCTGCTGTTCCCGGACATCAGCTACAGCTTCTACCCGGTGTATTGCGGCCTGTACGGCATCCCGTTCGAGCCGGTGGCGCTGGACGAGCAGTTCCAGATTCGCGTGGCCGACTACAGCAAGCCGAATGCCGGGATCATCTTCCCCAACCCCAACGCACCGACTGGCTGCCTGCTGGCGCTGGAGGCGGTGGAGCAGTTGCTGCAGGCCAACCCTGATTCGGTGGTGGTGGTCGACGAGGCGTACATCGACTTCGGCGGCGAGACCGCCATCAGCCTGGTGGGCCGCTACGACAACCTGCTGGTGACCCAGACCCTGTCCAAGTCGCGTTCGCTGGCGGGGCTGCGGGTTGGCCTGGCTGTCGGCCATCCGGACCTGATCGAGGCGCTGGAGCGGATCAAGAACAGCTTCAACTCCTACCCGCTGGACCGCATGGCGATTGTCGGGGCGGCTGTGGCGTTCGAGGACCGTGCGTACTTCGACGAGACTTGCCGCAAGGTGATCGACAGCCGCGAGGTGTTGGTGGCGGCGTTGGAATCGCGCGGGTTCGAGGTATTGCCTTCGGCGGCGAACTTCATCTTTGCCCGGCACCCTGAGCGGGATGCGGCAGGGATTGCGGCGCGGCTGCGGGAGCAGGGGGTGATTGTTCGGCACTTCAAGCAGGCGCGGATTGCGCAGTTCTTGCGGATTACCGTGGGGACGCCGGAGATGAACCAGGCTTTGCTGGATGCTTTGAATTGA
- a CDS encoding GIY-YIG nuclease family protein has protein sequence MSETPPPAECKPWYLYLVRAANGSLYCGISDDPQKRFIKHQKGQGARYFKTSPAQALVYVEQWPDKGEALRQERLVKKLRKKAKEALVASYAGSVV, from the coding sequence GTGAGCGAAACTCCCCCACCCGCCGAGTGCAAGCCCTGGTACCTCTACCTGGTGCGCGCCGCCAACGGCTCGCTGTACTGCGGCATCAGCGACGACCCGCAGAAGCGCTTCATCAAGCACCAGAAGGGGCAGGGTGCGCGCTACTTCAAGACCAGCCCGGCGCAGGCGCTGGTGTATGTGGAGCAGTGGCCGGACAAGGGCGAAGCGCTGCGCCAGGAGCGCCTGGTGAAAAAACTGCGCAAAAAGGCCAAGGAGGCGCTGGTGGCCTCCTATGCCGGCAGTGTGGTGTGA
- a CDS encoding FadR/GntR family transcriptional regulator — protein sequence MSQLTKRSLVEQAVDQLRDQIAKGTWQVGQRLPTEPELASDLGISRNTVREAMRVLAFSGLVEVRQGDGSYLRTVQDPLQAVQAMARCTVEHARETRHILEAEAIGLAALRCTEHDLRELRQALLQSGEHFHGDVDAYVACDIQFHQRLVDAAHNPALSELYRYFSGVVAAALQHNMTSVPRCQATFDLHGQILDALEQRDPQRAKRLSRTLIES from the coding sequence ATGTCCCAACTCACCAAACGCTCCCTGGTCGAACAAGCCGTAGACCAACTCCGCGACCAGATCGCCAAAGGCACCTGGCAAGTAGGTCAACGCCTGCCCACCGAACCTGAGCTTGCCAGCGACCTGGGCATCAGCCGCAACACCGTGCGCGAAGCCATGCGCGTGCTGGCCTTCAGCGGCCTGGTGGAAGTCCGCCAGGGCGACGGCAGCTACCTGCGTACCGTGCAGGACCCACTGCAAGCCGTGCAGGCCATGGCCCGCTGCACCGTCGAGCACGCCCGCGAAACCCGCCATATCCTCGAAGCCGAAGCCATCGGCCTGGCCGCGCTGCGCTGCACCGAGCACGACCTGCGCGAACTGCGCCAGGCCCTGCTGCAAAGCGGCGAGCACTTTCACGGCGATGTCGACGCCTATGTCGCCTGCGACATCCAGTTTCACCAACGCCTGGTGGACGCCGCCCACAACCCCGCGCTCAGCGAGCTGTACCGCTACTTCTCCGGTGTGGTCGCCGCAGCCCTGCAGCACAACATGACCAGCGTCCCCCGTTGCCAGGCCACCTTCGACCTGCACGGGCAGATCCTCGACGCCCTCGAACAACGCGATCCGCAGCGTGCCAAGCGCCTCAGCCGGACCCTCATAGAATCCTGA